In a single window of the Necator americanus strain Aroian chromosome X, whole genome shotgun sequence genome:
- a CDS encoding hypothetical protein (NECATOR_CHRX.G24256.T1) has protein sequence MRAAWAALASVREATDQLTDQDLRAHLFDSTVLPALCYAAETWADTDAAAPTQEECHVLATQWNIYRKQSIDRDGHIMRGIDDRWTKKR, from the coding sequence atgagagcagcatgggcagcactTGCatccgtcagggaagctacggaccaactgacggaccaagatcttcgtgcccatctgtttgactcgacagttcttccagcgctctgttacgcagcggagacgtgggcagacaccgatGCCGCAGCTCCGACCCAAGAGGAATGCCATGTCCTTGCGACCCAgtggaatatatatcgaaagcaaagcatagatagggacggtcacattatgagaggaatcgacgatagatggactaaaaaaCGCTAA
- a CDS encoding hypothetical protein (NECATOR_CHRX.G24257.T1) yields MEKKICYWQRSKKEVYDDCVLEDSLSQGDWHIEEDANVDYETLLRGLRVVLNVPRSHARQTWIEFRRSPRNVGKKKDFEASSECIAH; encoded by the coding sequence atggaaaagaaaatctgctaTTGGCAACGGAGCAAGAAAGAAGTCTACGatgattgcgtactcgaggactccttgtcccaaggtgactggcacatcgaagaGGAcgcaaacgtggactacgagacgctgctcagaggattacgagttgtgctgaacgtgcctcgaagccacgcacgacaaacttggatagAATTTCGAAGATCACCAAGGaatgttggaaagaagaaggactttgaagCTTCGagcgaatgcatcgcacattaa